One window from the genome of Deltaproteobacteria bacterium encodes:
- a CDS encoding GspE/PulE family protein produces the protein MTGKEPLLEEQLKYQKRLNTITHRIHSARDTNAILLELHDDLLNFFDVDRITIYVVDRARREIYSKIMTGQEVAEIRVGINSSSLAGYCAACGKSFNIRDVYNEEELKCIDSRLTFDKSWDQKTGYRTRDVLLAPITYENKFLLGVIQLINKKDGSPFSPSDESSVMDIAKVLGIAFYKNQKAAQKARSTRFDYLISYNIITEKDLTEAISRARTTKKSVESVLMSDFGVSKEDVGRSLANHFQTRFIPYKDNLPIPGELLKNLKVSFLKTNVFVPVEESDGKVTVVMETPSYLPARDTIKRIIKAREIEYCVSTREDIFQMIGLFFDVDRKELLAGSGSIDDILGQLESTEEDDEDDAAGMAEDDSAIVQLVNKTIIDAYTRKASDIHIEPGQGKKNAIIRYRIDGACQVYQTIPHTYKNAIVSRLKIMSDLDISERRKPQDGKIRFNKFAPLDIELRVATIPTAGQNEDVVMRILTAGEPIPLSAMGMSERSYNTLISMITKPYGIVLVVGPTGSGKTTTLHAALAYINKPETKIWTAEDPVEITQEGLRQVQVVPKIGFNFATAMRAFLRADPDVIMVGEMRDKETVATGIEASLTGHLVFSTLHTNSAPETITRLLDMGMDPFNFADALIGVLAQRLVRTLCKDCREMYHPSEEEYNGLIRAYDGDFDALGFQYTDDFVLYRAEGCSKCGNTGYRGRTGIHELLEGTDEMKSLIQGKAKMEELRSRAVRDGMTTLMQDGIRKVCLGLTDLAQVRRVCIK, from the coding sequence ATGACCGGGAAGGAACCTTTGCTTGAGGAACAGCTTAAATATCAGAAGCGGCTGAACACCATTACCCACCGGATCCATTCCGCTCGTGATACCAATGCCATTCTCCTGGAACTTCACGACGATCTCTTGAATTTTTTCGACGTGGACCGGATTACCATTTACGTGGTCGACAGGGCCAGGAGAGAAATTTACTCAAAGATCATGACCGGCCAGGAGGTGGCCGAAATCCGGGTCGGGATCAACAGCAGCAGCCTTGCGGGATACTGCGCCGCCTGTGGAAAGTCATTCAACATCAGGGACGTATACAATGAAGAAGAACTCAAGTGCATCGATTCCCGGCTGACCTTCGATAAGAGTTGGGACCAGAAGACCGGATATCGAACAAGGGACGTCCTTCTCGCCCCCATCACGTACGAGAATAAATTTTTGTTGGGGGTCATACAGCTTATCAACAAAAAAGACGGATCGCCGTTTTCCCCGTCAGACGAATCTTCGGTCATGGATATTGCCAAGGTCCTGGGGATTGCCTTTTACAAAAACCAGAAGGCGGCCCAGAAGGCGAGGTCCACAAGATTTGATTATCTCATCAGCTACAACATCATCACCGAAAAAGACTTAACCGAGGCCATTTCCCGCGCAAGGACGACAAAAAAAAGCGTGGAATCGGTGCTCATGTCGGACTTTGGTGTCTCAAAGGAGGATGTCGGCAGATCGTTGGCCAATCACTTTCAGACACGTTTCATCCCCTATAAGGACAATCTTCCGATTCCAGGAGAACTTCTAAAAAACCTCAAGGTGAGTTTTCTCAAGACCAATGTCTTTGTCCCTGTGGAGGAATCAGACGGCAAGGTGACGGTGGTCATGGAAACCCCCAGCTATCTGCCGGCAAGGGATACCATCAAGCGGATCATTAAGGCCAGAGAGATCGAATACTGCGTATCCACCAGGGAAGACATCTTCCAGATGATCGGCCTGTTTTTCGATGTGGACAGAAAAGAGCTTCTGGCCGGTTCCGGGAGTATTGACGATATTTTGGGACAGTTGGAATCGACCGAAGAGGATGATGAGGATGACGCCGCCGGCATGGCCGAAGATGACAGCGCCATTGTCCAGCTCGTCAACAAAACCATTATCGATGCATACACCCGCAAGGCCTCAGACATTCACATCGAACCCGGACAGGGCAAGAAGAACGCCATCATCAGGTACCGTATCGATGGGGCGTGTCAGGTCTACCAGACCATTCCGCACACCTACAAAAACGCCATTGTATCGCGATTGAAGATCATGTCCGACCTGGATATATCCGAGAGACGGAAACCTCAGGACGGAAAGATCAGGTTCAATAAATTCGCGCCATTGGATATTGAACTTCGTGTGGCGACCATTCCGACGGCCGGGCAGAACGAGGACGTGGTGATGCGGATATTAACGGCCGGCGAACCGATCCCCCTGAGCGCCATGGGGATGAGTGAGAGAAGCTATAATACCCTGATCAGCATGATCACCAAACCCTATGGGATTGTCCTGGTAGTAGGTCCGACCGGCAGCGGCAAGACCACAACCCTTCATGCCGCCCTGGCATATATCAACAAGCCGGAGACCAAGATATGGACAGCGGAAGATCCTGTCGAAATCACCCAGGAGGGGCTCCGCCAGGTCCAGGTCGTTCCCAAGATAGGATTTAATTTTGCCACTGCCATGAGGGCGTTTCTAAGGGCCGACCCGGACGTGATCATGGTGGGTGAAATGCGCGACAAGGAGACCGTTGCCACAGGCATTGAGGCCTCCCTCACCGGTCACCTGGTCTTCAGCACCCTTCACACCAACAGCGCCCCCGAAACCATCACCCGATTGCTGGATATGGGGATGGATCCCTTCAATTTCGCCGACGCGCTCATCGGGGTCCTGGCCCAGCGCCTGGTGAGGACCCTCTGCAAGGATTGCAGGGAGATGTATCATCCCAGTGAAGAAGAATATAACGGGTTGATCCGGGCCTATGACGGTGATTTTGATGCCCTCGGTTTCCAGTACACGGACGACTTCGTGTTGTACAGGGCCGAAGGCTGCTCCAAATGCGGCAACACCGGATATCGGGGCCGGACAGGCATTCACGAACTCCTCGAAGGCACGGACGAGATGAAGTCCCTGATTCAAGGCAAGGCCAAGATGGAGGAATTGAGATCACGGGCCGTGAGGGACGGGATGACCACGCTGATGCAGGACGGCATCCGAAAGGTCTGCCTCGGGCTTACGGATCTTGCCCAGGTTCGAAGGGTATGTATTAAATGA